Below is a genomic region from Nitrospirota bacterium.
ATCCTCTATAGGGGTTATGCCCGAAGAAGGAGGCTCTGTCTTAAGGGAATACTTGTAGTTGGATTTAAGAAAACTCTCTATAAGGACTGCTTTCTCTAAATCCGTCACCCCTTTGCCTGCTACATCATAGGCAAGCTTAGATACCCTCGCCATGCCTTCTGGAACCTGAAGATGCCTTCTTTTGGCTCTTAGAGCCATCTCATCCTGAGAGGTGCTATAGGCAGTGTATGAAAACCTTCTGTTTCTTTTTAGATAAGAGTATAATGCTCCCCCGATATCCGTCTCTATGAAGTTTCCATTAGCCTCTAAAGCCACGACATGTCCGAGTCCGAATATAATATCTGTGTCCATGGGCTCTATAAACACATCCTGAACAGTCAAAGAGTCATCGGCAATGTCTACATCCTTAGAAAGGTAAAACCTGTCATCTGTCTTAGGGATTCTTAATCTTCCTCCTATTGTGTCTTTCCATGAGATGCCATCGAAATAATCCAGAGTAGCACCTCTCCAGTAAAGGGGCTGTTTCCTGCCTGAAAGCGAAATCCGCATTACAACAGTCGAATCCTCAAGTACATCTCCAAAAGAGCCAAACTCCACTGTCTCCGAAAAGCCCACTGACTTTATGCCCTTCGATGATTTCCTTCCCCATAGCCCGGCACCTGACCTTGGAAGCGAAATGAAAAAAACCGTAGTGCAAACCAGCACAATCAAGGATATAAATATTAGTGGTTTTCTAAATCTCACCTTTCTTAGCGTCCCTTCCTTAATAAAATGAGACATGCCGATTGCTATAACCAGTGTTATAAGAAACACGGTAAAGATAACGCTCAGTATTATCGAATGTGTTAGCTCGGAGGTTATGATAAGCTGTAAAAGGGACATGAAGTAGACCTGAAGATAATCCCATGGCTCTTTCAGGTCAAAGCTCTTAAGTGTCTGAAACACTATTGTCATATGTGCCACTGCTAAGAAGAAATCTCCTGTTATGACAAACGAGTCCATCACAACTAAAACGATTGCCAGAACAGAAAGACTGCTTATGACTGGTTTTGGTGTAGGTGTCATCCCCTTTATGAGTCTGTAATAACCCGGCAGGATTCCCACTACAGGGAAAATCATAACAGGGTTTAGCTCGCCTGAAAGTATAAGTCCCATACAACCTGTAAGGGCAAGAAAGGCAGTCAGAAGGATAAGAGAGAGGCTACTCTGCATAAATCACCATATCGCACCTATCACCAAAATATCGGGGCATGGAAGAGCCCTTTGACTTCAAAACGAGAAGGCTTGCACCACCACTCCCTGTTTCCTCAGAGATAGGGCATTGCCATGTGTCGTGCTCCTTTAGAAGAGCAAGCTTATAGAGTATGTCAAAGAGGTGCTCCTCTGTGTTTCCAAATGGCGTGGTCTCTTGACATGTCATAAGTCTTACA
It encodes:
- a CDS encoding DUF3488 domain-containing protein is translated as MQSSLSLILLTAFLALTGCMGLILSGELNPVMIFPVVGILPGYYRLIKGMTPTPKPVISSLSVLAIVLVVMDSFVITGDFFLAVAHMTIVFQTLKSFDLKEPWDYLQVYFMSLLQLIITSELTHSIILSVIFTVFLITLVIAIGMSHFIKEGTLRKVRFRKPLIFISLIVLVCTTVFFISLPRSGAGLWGRKSSKGIKSVGFSETVEFGSFGDVLEDSTVVMRISLSGRKQPLYWRGATLDYFDGISWKDTIGGRLRIPKTDDRFYLSKDVDIADDSLTVQDVFIEPMDTDIIFGLGHVVALEANGNFIETDIGGALYSYLKRNRRFSYTAYSTSQDEMALRAKRRHLQVPEGMARVSKLAYDVAGKGVTDLEKAVLIESFLKSNYKYSLKTEPPSSGITPIEDFLFNSKKGFCEHYATSMVLMLRALGVPARIVTGFVAGEENTYGDYVIVKQSNAHSWVEAVINGRWQRFDPTPSAPTLEMPSNLFLLMDSLRMKWYRYVIGFSSYDQMRLLRFITLPFLRGEKENIPSLPDKGEIKTGIKPYAFALAVMALLVTTTFVFWRLRRKGGHGFETIHYLRFRDRIKKMGGYITESSTPMDVLQEAHRLGLDSESSGFEFIRMYEAVRFGGIKMSTEMTKMYQRLSSFQPNSPRRGTKTQGV